The Onthophagus taurus isolate NC chromosome 6, IU_Otau_3.0, whole genome shotgun sequence region GAAGTATTAAGTAGTTTATTTGCTAGATTTGGAATTCCACATGTAATTGTTTCGGACAACGGTCCACAATTTACATCTAAtgaattcaaattatttttaaataaaatgcatATTAAGCATATTACGACAGCACCCTATTCACCTGCATCAAATGGCGCTGCTGAAAATGCAGTAAGGACAGTAAAAAACGGTTTACGACGAGCACTTAAtgacaaaaatacaaaaaatatattttttgcgTTACAGaactttttatttgattatcgCAATACGCCACATGCAACAACTAAAGAGAAACCTTCTGTTCTGATGTTCAAAAGACATATTAATTTCAGATTTAATATAATGAATCCTAAAATCTATAAAAGGAGTAggaaaaattattcaataaataataatgtaattaaaGGCCAAAGGCGAcaactaaaatataataacgGATCTAGGAAATGTAATTCTAGCATAGGACAATATGTATTTGTTAAGGATTATAGAATTCCAATGAAAACTAAGTGGGTTAAgggtaaaataattaaaagaattggAAAATGTGTTTATTTATGTAATGTGTCTGAGGTTGGTAAAGTATGGAAACGCCACGCAAATCAAATAGAAGAATGTAGAAGTGTTGAGAGTTCACTGGCGCCTTTACCTATCACAGACACAAAAGAAAACactgaaataattgaaatttttgattctcCTGAACAAGTTGCAAGTGTTAATAATAGACCAAAAAGACAAATAAAAGCACCTGAACGACTTGCAAatgaatagatttttttttttagacgGAGAGAATatttgtatatgtatatactagattagtttaatttttttaggggGAGAGATGTAGAATACGgtttattttggtttatttttgtaaGACTGGTTTTTGTGTGTGAACACATGTTTGTCTTgttacatttcatttttacgTTTAGTTGGAATAAAGTATTGGTAGAGAAAGaatgtattttattacaaattttacaattgACGTCATCGATAATATTCATCGGCAAATCCATTATATTGAAATCAGCAATTTGATTCTCTTTTTCATGTGAGTCATTGTCAGGACCAATGGtattttctttggcaattttaTTTGGtctattttcatcaatttggCACACCAGAAGCATTCTTTTCGATCTTGAAGTCATTATAGTTTATTGTCttcctttaaaaaatcggCAAATCACTTGAACGGACATACGCCGTGTTAAACTGCTGATTTACGAGCTATTGAATTGATTTTTAACGATTATATTTTAGGTGGTATTGTTTTCGCTCCATTTTCCCGGTAACGGATTTTTCAAAGCTTGCTACCGTTTAATAGATAACGCCTATAATTCTAATGAATTGGAAAACGTTTAAATTTGAGAATAGCAATTTTCGAACTTACGAGGTATTGATTTGAGACCATcgatatgtataaaaaaatgatatctacCAAAGGAAATTTTCAATGAAAGTTTACAAAAACTTCATATTTGAATCAATTTATGTGATGTTTTTGAGCGATTGCTTCATTAATTGTTTTGCGCAATAACTTTCCGATGGCAGAAATACATTCTTTGAAAGTTATTAAGAATATCTTacgtaattaaaaatagaggtAAATATTTACCTAATACTTATCAGAAAGATACGAATCATTTATTTCTTAACCCTAgaaagataataatattgtGATGTACGTAAAAGATGCGTAAAATTGATTCATGAGATTTAATTAGCTTTAATctcaagttttatttattgatttgaataaatcaatctttattatgtatttatatacagatgaaataataaataccaCAATTTCTCCAATtataatgatttatatatataaaaaaagtagaaactttaaatgcgttttaaattttatgcaaaCTATCTTTCTAGTGATAATAAGATAGTGATTGAAGTGACTTCTTAATCCTAAGAAAAATCATAAACCTgcagtttttttaatagttaaagaggttataaataaaactattacaagaaaatatttgcacttatttaatttataattgtttttaaattactcCACAAAACGTAACGTATGtctaaaaaatggattttcaACGTCGACACTATGCGATCTTTCATCTTCATCGGATTGTctgaaaatgaaatgaatttCTTGATTCGTTGTAATTGaactttgataaaaaaaattgtatcaacttacatttcaaaaatataatttccaGTTCCGACGTATTTCGGTCGATTTTCCGATGGTAATGGTTGTAAATTTGGCTCAAAATGCAATCTTGGTGGATGAGTCGGTGGAATATAATCCAGGAAAGGCCTATCTGTAGCCGGTAAATAAAGTCGATTTAATTTCGGAGGTTGAACTTCCACTTCAGGTTTAGGATAATTATAAGCACTTGATTTATACACTTGATTTGATTCTCCGTATGGCGCCAAATAAGCTAAATTGTCGCTATCATACGAATTTCGAATAGATATATCACGAAGACGTCGATTGTTTAATCCAAAAGTTGtcgaaattgttattaaaagtaaaatctaaataaataattcaagatatcaaaatgtatattaatttacattttataattagATATGTACTTACgaataatttcttcattttgttGTTACTGGTCGAAGATTCGTTTAAACACTAGCCGAAAATTTCATTTGGAATCATTTTATACCTACCGGTTTCTATTTTTCAAGATCCTGTTGGATTAAAATACCCAATTCTTACGTTACCGAAAAAATTCTCACATTCCTAAAGAagataacacaaaaatatagTAATATCAGCGCgtatataaaaaacaagaaatgttTAGAACCTGTTTACGAGATTCATCTCcatgttttaaatattgagaTTCTAGAATCCGCctacaactttttattttccttgtcctaaatttattattaaattatttcataaaaaataataaatataactgatggttatttaaatatactgagA contains the following coding sequences:
- the LOC111414141 gene encoding uncharacterized protein, producing MKKLFILLLITISTTFGLNNRRLRDISIRNSYDSDNLAYLAPYGESNQVYKSSAYNYPKPEVEVQPPKLNRLYLPATDRPFLDYIPPTHPPRLHFEPNLQPLPSENRPKYVGTGNYIFEIQSDEDERSHSVDVENPFFRHTLRFVE